A window of Haliscomenobacter hydrossis DSM 1100 contains these coding sequences:
- a CDS encoding DUF2141 domain-containing protein, producing MGQAVSRRSKSINGFNMITCLLNLISLLWVMDQPAFSENLNGSTITVNITDVRNKKGSIRLSVFKDEASFSAEKASKTMLLNKNELTGGKMNTSVQLPSGTYGIAVLDDENSNEKMDYGVMMPKEGFGFSNFYLTGLRKPKFEKFKFLVSDANFSVVIRMKYM from the coding sequence TTGGGCCAAGCAGTCTCCCGCCGCAGCAAGTCTATTAATGGATTTAACATGATCACCTGCTTGCTCAACTTGATCTCATTGCTGTGGGTAATGGATCAACCTGCTTTTTCTGAAAACCTGAATGGTAGTACAATTACGGTAAACATCACCGATGTCAGGAATAAAAAAGGCTCGATTCGATTGAGCGTTTTTAAAGATGAAGCCAGCTTTAGTGCTGAAAAAGCATCCAAAACGATGTTGCTTAATAAAAATGAGCTTACTGGTGGAAAAATGAACACCAGCGTACAACTGCCCAGTGGCACGTACGGAATCGCCGTCCTGGACGACGAAAACAGCAATGAAAAAATGGACTACGGGGTGATGATGCCCAAAGAGGGATTTGGTTTTTCAAATTTCTACCTGACTGGGCTCAGAAAACCCAAATTTGAGAAGTTTAAGTTTTTGGTGAGTGACGCGAATTTTTCGGTGGTGATTAGGATGAAGTATATGTAG
- the truA gene encoding tRNA pseudouridine(38-40) synthase TruA: protein MQRYFIELAYNGTQYFGWQRQPGKISVQQTLEDSINTILGTELEITGCGRTDTGVHARQYFAHFDFEGEFPAEFVRRLNKFLPKDIAVYQIIAVEPEAHARFDAYERSYEYHLSFRKNPFTEHLAYFYPYVQQPDPVLMQDAAAFLLQYQEFEPFCKSNHDAKTMVCKLTRSEWIFDLKEQRAVFHITSNRFLRGMVRLIVGMCIGVGTGQISMEELKTAMEQQSRLKKATSAPPEGLYLGGIKYLSEK from the coding sequence ATGCAAAGGTACTTCATCGAACTCGCCTACAATGGAACCCAATACTTTGGTTGGCAACGCCAGCCCGGAAAAATTTCTGTACAACAGACCTTAGAAGACAGCATAAATACCATCCTGGGTACTGAACTGGAAATCACTGGTTGTGGTCGTACCGATACCGGTGTACACGCCAGGCAGTATTTTGCCCATTTTGACTTTGAAGGGGAGTTCCCAGCAGAGTTTGTGCGCCGTCTCAATAAATTTCTGCCCAAAGACATTGCCGTATATCAAATCATTGCCGTAGAACCGGAGGCTCACGCTCGTTTCGACGCGTATGAGCGCAGCTACGAATACCACCTCAGCTTTCGCAAAAATCCTTTCACCGAGCATTTGGCGTATTTTTATCCCTACGTCCAGCAACCAGACCCAGTGCTGATGCAGGACGCTGCTGCCTTTTTGTTGCAATACCAGGAATTTGAGCCTTTTTGCAAAAGCAATCATGACGCCAAAACCATGGTTTGTAAGCTGACTCGTTCGGAATGGATTTTTGACCTCAAGGAACAGCGGGCCGTGTTCCACATCACTTCCAATCGCTTTTTGCGGGGAATGGTGCGCCTGATTGTCGGCATGTGTATTGGAGTTGGCACGGGTCAAATCAGCATGGAAGAGTTAAAAACGGCCATGGAACAACAAAGCCGATTGAAAAAAGCGACGAGTGCACCGCCGGAGGGCTTGTATTTAGGGGGAATCAAATATTTGAGTGAAAAGTGA
- a CDS encoding DUF4197 domain-containing protein, whose product MSGRYFVLLPLLAWGVLHNPVEAQLGGLINKAKNTVLGKGGDLSADEAGSGLKEALNVGVDQAVSFLSAKDGYYVSPYKILMPEEAKTMAAKLKMIPGFAKFEEDLLEKMNRAAEDAATQAKPIFVNAIKQMTFQDALNILMGEKNAATQYLQRTTTNPLTEAFMPVIQTSLDKFNAREYWSSAVTAYNKIPLVKKMNPELDKYVTEKALLGMFKLVEVKELDIRQNVDSRSSDLLKKVFAKQDKK is encoded by the coding sequence ATGAGCGGACGTTACTTCGTACTACTGCCCCTGCTAGCCTGGGGTGTTTTGCACAACCCGGTTGAAGCACAATTGGGTGGTTTAATCAATAAAGCCAAAAACACCGTTTTGGGCAAAGGTGGAGACCTGAGTGCTGATGAGGCCGGATCGGGTTTGAAAGAAGCCTTGAATGTTGGTGTTGATCAAGCAGTGAGTTTTCTCTCGGCCAAGGACGGCTACTACGTTAGCCCCTACAAAATATTGATGCCCGAAGAGGCCAAAACCATGGCCGCCAAGCTAAAGATGATCCCCGGCTTTGCCAAGTTTGAAGAAGATTTATTGGAAAAAATGAACCGTGCGGCCGAGGATGCCGCCACCCAGGCCAAGCCCATCTTTGTCAACGCCATCAAACAAATGACGTTCCAGGATGCCTTGAATATCCTGATGGGTGAAAAAAATGCCGCCACCCAATATTTGCAGCGCACCACGACCAACCCCCTTACTGAAGCCTTTATGCCCGTGATTCAAACTTCACTGGACAAATTTAACGCCCGGGAATATTGGAGCAGCGCCGTAACGGCCTACAACAAAATTCCACTGGTGAAAAAAATGAACCCAGAGCTGGACAAATACGTGACCGAAAAAGCCCTGCTCGGCATGTTCAAACTGGTTGAAGTGAAAGAATTGGACATTCGCCAAAACGTGGATTCGCGGAGCAGCGATTTGTTGAAGAAGGTGTTTGCGAAGCAAGACAAGAAGTGA
- a CDS encoding DUF433 domain-containing protein: MMAQTLIEQYIEINPKVMLGKPVIKDTRMTVELILEKLANGESNEMILEEHPRLIKEHIYAALAFAVSSLRGELLIPTAV, from the coding sequence ATGATGGCTCAAACTTTGATTGAACAATACATCGAAATCAACCCTAAAGTGATGCTGGGCAAACCAGTGATCAAAGATACCCGAATGACCGTGGAGTTGATTCTGGAAAAATTGGCCAATGGCGAGTCTAATGAAATGATCCTCGAAGAGCATCCTCGCTTAATTAAAGAGCATATTTATGCAGCCTTGGCTTTTGCCGTTTCTTCACTTAGGGGCGAGTTGTTGATTCCTACAGCGGTGTGA
- a CDS encoding TetR/AcrR family transcriptional regulator produces MDRRIKYTRKVLSETLLGLLKTKPVEKISITELCKCSDINRATFYLHYRSVYELLHEIQDNFYNSIKADIEGLIQDGNNQSALSLLIRKIGDNKELCEALFLTKGEKSFQEKIISIAKDEITRTWPKTYKVNKSTLQLITEFIIAGSVGLIQDWIGNGCKESPEEIALLLKKTCESPLNACLLG; encoded by the coding sequence ATGGACCGACGAATAAAGTACACCCGGAAAGTTCTGAGCGAAACCTTGCTGGGGCTCCTGAAAACCAAACCCGTCGAGAAAATTTCGATTACGGAATTGTGCAAGTGCTCGGATATCAACCGTGCTACTTTTTACCTGCATTACCGCAGTGTCTATGAGTTATTGCATGAGATCCAGGACAATTTTTATAACTCCATCAAAGCGGATATCGAAGGGCTGATCCAAGATGGCAACAATCAATCAGCCTTATCCTTGCTCATCCGCAAAATCGGTGACAATAAAGAGCTGTGTGAAGCTCTGTTCCTGACGAAAGGTGAAAAATCGTTTCAGGAAAAAATAATCAGCATTGCCAAGGATGAAATCACCAGAACTTGGCCTAAAACCTACAAGGTCAACAAAAGCACTTTACAACTGATTACTGAATTCATCATTGCGGGAAGTGTGGGCTTGATCCAGGATTGGATTGGGAATGGCTGCAAAGAAAGCCCAGAGGAAATTGCCCTATTGCTAAAAAAAACATGCGAAAGCCCATTAAATGCGTGTTTATTAGGATAG
- a CDS encoding HNH endonuclease: MSEFSTAIRQFVALRADFRCEYCRKPEIISNFAFHIEHIISRQHKGSDHLNNLAFACSHCNWKKGPNIATLLVEQGPILPLFHPRQDIWNEHFTVSVNGTIEAKTDLGEGTLRLLEFNAMDRVLERKMLIELGFYP, translated from the coding sequence ATGAGTGAGTTTTCAACAGCCATACGTCAGTTTGTAGCCCTACGGGCCGATTTTCGCTGCGAATATTGCAGGAAGCCGGAAATCATCTCCAATTTTGCTTTCCATATCGAACACATCATTAGTCGTCAACACAAGGGTTCGGATCATTTGAATAATCTTGCTTTTGCTTGCTCTCATTGCAATTGGAAAAAAGGGCCAAATATCGCTACTTTATTGGTAGAGCAGGGACCAATTCTTCCTTTGTTTCACCCCCGGCAAGACATCTGGAATGAACATTTCACGGTATCAGTAAATGGTACCATTGAAGCCAAAACAGACCTTGGTGAAGGCACCCTTCGCTTATTGGAATTCAATGCAATGGATCGGGTTCTTGAAAGAAAAATGTTGATTGAATTGGGTTTTTATCCTTGA